The genomic window GATGATCACGGCCAGCGGGTCCGAACAGCGGCTCGCCGCCCTCGAGTCGGGGGCCGACGACTTCGTCACCAAACCCTTCGACCAGAGCGAGCTGCTCGCCCGAGTGAAATCACTGGCGCGGATCAAGCGGTACCACGACACCATCCGTCAACAGGCTGACGAGCTGGCCGAGTGGAACGCCGAATTGGAAACACGGGTCGCCCGACAGGTCGCAGAGTTGGAGCGCACCAACCGGTTACGCCACTTCCTGTCCCCCCAGCTGGCCGATCTCGTCGTCGGTGACGAGAGCCTGCTCGGCAGCCATCGCCGCGAAATCGTTGTCCTATTCACCGATCTCAGGAACTTCACCCCCTTCGCGGAGACCAGTGAGCCCGAGGAGGTGATGGGCGTACTTGCCGAATATCACCACGCCATTGGGGCCCTGGTCCACTCGTACGGAGGGACCCTCGAACGCTTCACGGGCGACGGGATCATGGTTTTCTTCAACGACCCGATTCCGTGCGACGACGCCGCCGAACGCGCGGTGCGGACGGCGCTGGAGATCCGCGACGCCGTGACCGATCTCGCCGCCCGGTGGCGGCGCAAAGGCTACGAGCTTCCCGTGGGAATCGGTATCGCCCAAGGCTTTGCGACGCTCGGCCGGATCGGCTTCGAGGGCCGATTCGACTATGCCGCCATCGGCAGCGTTACCAATCTTGCCGCCCGGTTGTGTTCCGACGCCGGGCCTTGGCAGGTGCTCGTCACCGATCGTGTGCTTGCAGCCACCGAGCATGTGGCGGTGGCGGAAATGGTGGGCGACATACAGCCCAAGGGGTTCAGCAAAACGGTGCGGGTCCACAACATCAGCGCGCTCAAAACCAAGGACGGGAAAACATGACACAACTAGAGGCACCCAGCCAACCGGGTCGACAACTGTCCCAGCTCGACGAAGACGAGCGCTATCGCTGCTTCGACGACCTGCAGCTGACGATGCCGTCGGTCTGGGAGTCGATGAGGCTCGACTTGGAGGACGAATCGGTCGTGGTGGTCCCCTCGATCAGCATTGAACGCGCCACCCCCGGCAGCGGCACCGTCATGTCTGCCTTGGAGGAACGCGCACTGTTCCTGCTGCTGCTGCTCCGCCAACCGCGGCTGCGCATGATCTATGTGACGTCGCAGCCGGTGTCCGAGTCGATCATCGAGTACTACCTCGGATTGCTGCCCGGGGTGATTCCCAGCCATGCCCGCGCCCGGCTCACGCTGGTTCCGGTCGGGGATGCCTCGGGGATCTCGCTGAGTTCCAAACTGCTTGCGCGGCCGCGACTTCT from Mycobacteriales bacterium includes these protein-coding regions:
- a CDS encoding adenylate/guanylate cyclase domain-containing protein gives rise to the protein MITASGSEQRLAALESGADDFVTKPFDQSELLARVKSLARIKRYHDTIRQQADELAEWNAELETRVARQVAELERTNRLRHFLSPQLADLVVGDESLLGSHRREIVVLFTDLRNFTPFAETSEPEEVMGVLAEYHHAIGALVHSYGGTLERFTGDGIMVFFNDPIPCDDAAERAVRTALEIRDAVTDLAARWRRKGYELPVGIGIAQGFATLGRIGFEGRFDYAAIGSVTNLAARLCSDAGPWQVLVTDRVLAATEHVAVAEMVGDIQPKGFSKTVRVHNISALKTKDGKT